Genomic window (Gymnogyps californianus isolate 813 chromosome 2, ASM1813914v2, whole genome shotgun sequence):
TCCCAAGTAGTAAAAATTCAGGGCCCAACACAGGGCTCATGTCTGTCGCTCCCTAAGTGAGAACATTGACCTGTTGCTGCTAGAACCTGTTATGAAAAAGTCGTAACTCCACACCACCACTAGCCATTTTTTGAGCTGACAACAACATCATTGGTATGTCTGAAGTAGACCCCAGACGAAACAATCAGATGCCTCTTGGAAGGTCCTACATGGCAGATGATAGATAGGCAGTTAGTGCAGGCAAAGCCTACAGGCTTTGGATCTCCTTCTACATTTAAGCAGACTGAGTGTTACTTTAAATTGTTCTCTTGAACAGATAAATTccatttatatttacttttaggTACATTGGTGCTATTTTGGATATAATCTTTGAAATATACTTCTGCAGAGTATTCCAGTGGCTTCTTAAGTCCACTCCCATccagcagaaacattttgaactttaaaatattttaaacattgtcATGTACAAACATATATCCAAAATATGATCACatacaaaagtgattttttgaCTTAGCATAGATGATGATAGAATATGTGTTTTCAATCACAAACTTTCTCTATTTTGTTGCCTAGATTTTACAGCTTTACTCGTTGATATTATTGGGAACTCCACCAGTTATCTCACAGAAATTTTCAAATCCACTTCTATTCTCTCAGGTTTGCATTTCCTTCTAACATTTGTCATAGTCTTATTTGTCTGATTTACTCCTGGCATGGAAACAAGCATAGAAATGTGTATAAAAGCCTATTGCTCTTACtcagcagcatttttcttgcaaagtaTGGActgcagttattaaaaaagTCTCCTTAGAGGAACAAGATACATatataatgtgtatatatataatatagaGACATACATGTTTCTATGTGCAGCTatgttttgtttgaaagtgtggttaattattattaaatactgGTATTTTGGGGAATTATGATTCCCAAAGAATAATTGTGGGCTATATtatctgaagaattttttttccatgtaaaaatacttgtaatttAGAATTTTAATTAGATAGAAACattttccctggaaatattAGCATTTGGATTTGATGCTGGTTTAAGGGTTTTGTCGAAAATCagatcagaaggaaaatattaggtcagctgcagcagccacatACCgttttgtgtttgtcttttcAACTGTTTAAGATAATATCATATAATGCAAACTGGTAACAATgatctgttttatatttttttttgcctttcagtaCGTCAGAGCAATGATTCAGATGATTGTATCTACATCTGTGTGACGACAGGGCAGACGGGTAGAAGTTAAAACCATTCCACCCCCAAATATTGCCCTACTTATTCTCAGTGATGACTTATACTAGAAACAAGCCTTTCTTGATATTTGTAAGCATTTCTATTTGCAGGGAGAAATCTGTCTGACTTTTGGGAAATGCTGGAGAAGTCTCCTGTTATTAATTACACATTTTCCAGTAACACATCTTCTGACCTGGGTAAGTATACCCtggggaataaaagaaaacagcaacaacaatgCAAACCACCTCCAGGTTGCTCTTGCAATGAATAGTCCATCTTcataacttaaaaatatttttaaatattattttatatttttattattacttatatatgtacacatcattatatattttattatcattaaaaacagaattttattttatattattacaaatgtaatataatatttatattataaatataagTAAAATTTGCAAACGTTTAAATAATTATCTACAAGGTCTTCTGGTGGAGGAATGAACAAAACCTCCTGGGATGAGAACTTTTACAGAATTCAGCACTGGACTGGGGAGGCTCCCTGATGCTCTTAATCTAAACGGGTACCTTCCTTAGCTCTCAGCACAAATTACCTCCAACGTTTACGTGAGTTACCTTCAGAAAGGAGTTGAATATATTCAGCCAGTGTGCTGCGTGGCTCCTCCACTCAAAACTGCTTTGCCAGGTCGAGCTGCACTTCAGATGCTCTCCTGTCATTGCTGCCCAGgactatttctcattttcaatgCTTGATTAAAACAGGCAGATAGTGAAATCAGTGGCAAGTTTACCTGTGCTGAAAGCTGTAGGATGCTTCTCtcctgttcaaaaaaaaaaaaatcaaagacacTTGGCCAAAAATGACTTTAATTAAGGACAACTGCTGTTTCTATCAACCAGAacttgatttctttcctttttatcacACAATATGCGATGGATGGTGAGCATTCTAACCCTATATTCTCATACCCCAAAGACCTAGATTCGATTTTTTCAAGTTTCGTGAAATTACAGGAAGACCGAAACAAAACAGTGGATCCATCAGCAGAACATGTGTGGACATCTAAAAGTGAGCGAATATTGTCAGAACTAAATTTATATTCTCCTTGATTAACGTCTTGACAAGTGATCACGTATGTTTGCTGCACAGCACTGTGATGTTGAACTACAATTACAGCGTAAGATAAAAGTTTATCCGAAACAGCAGAAGATCAGGTCAGTAATGCATTGAATAGCTGGAGGATAGAAAAGCTATtgtaaaaagccattttattaggaaaaaaagttttctaaagaggcagagaagtaaagaaaaaatggttgatgggtttaaacaaaaaaagattgtttaaaCTCTTTCGTCTCTTTTTTATTGTcgtttttttctgtttttttctctatctTTGACTTTATATGACATTCAGTTGTGAGTACCTCAGTATTTCATAAACTTCAGTGCATTTAGCTTCACCACAGGGCTACAAGATAGAAAAGTGCTAGTCTACCTCATTCTGAAAGCCGAAAAGCAAGGCTTCACACTTGCTTGCATGTAGTAGAGGCCAAGAGAAATTCAGACCTTGACTTCATACCTCCTCGTCACTGCAGCTGCATCTCTCTACAGCAAAATGTCTACAATTTCCCTAGTCAGCCTGCTGTCTTTTTATAAGCTCTTAATTTGCTTAACTGCATACCAGCCTTTATTATCTCTTCTAGCCCCAAGTGTCATTCCTGCCACAAAATACTGTCAGTTCTCAAATGCCAGTATCTGCTCTCCAGTACCTGCCTGCTCCCCTTCACATAGACAAGAgctttcatctcttttctctgtagTGAAGCAGtttaggaaataataaaaaatagttcatgtgaagaaaaaaaaaccactttgcaGGAACATTTCGATTTCTTGTTCATGAAAACTTGCACATTAAAATGTTCTCAGTTAAAATTTCAAACATTATTGGCACTCCCCATGtttccatatttaaaatgaaatggagaggTGGCTGCTCACCTGCCAGGGGAAGCACTCAAGGAGTAGATGGGATTTTCTGGGTGCATTTTCAATATTATTGTCCCCCCAGTGTTATGCTTGTTGCTGCCATGGGGCACCAGCATCCACAGTGCGTTGCTGGTGTCCTCCCtctgtctcttctgcttctccagctACCAGGGTCCCTCTTGCCCAGAAAGGGGAGGAAATCCCCACCACGAGGTTCCCACCATGGCCAAAGACGGTTGGAGCAAAAGGATCGGGGTTTCCATCGCCGCATGTGGATGCTTCCAGACCACGAGGCACGGCCGGACCCCCTCCTACTGCTGGGGGGAGCTCGGCCCCACCACCAGCCCTGCGGCCCAGCCCCAGTGAGTACAGCGAGGAGGACTGACACCTGCTTTACCCCGCTAGCGGTGGGATTTAGCCAAAAGCTGAAACCACATCTCTGAGGTGGAGGTTGGGAGGCCCTTCAGGGACACCCACTCTGGGTCACTAGTGAGTCGATTTCTTTGTTGTAGAAGTGCTAAAATCAGGGATAGGGTCCATCCCGTAGTTTCTGAtcctttggggaaaaactaAGTCTTGCTCCTCATGGACATTTCTGCCACCCAGGTCTTCCCTCACATTTTGCTCCAAATTTGGTGAGCAGACCTGTGGAAAAGCAATATAGAGCTGCTTCTCTCGGTCTCCACTAAACATACCTTCTTTAAATCCTACTTTTCCCTAGCCCACGGACTTTTCAAGCTCTAGGAAAGTACAGcttttgtccttcctttttcatCCTGACATTTTTATATGCCACTGGAAGTACTGGGTGAGCGACTCTGGCTGTTGAGCTGTCTCATGTATAGCAATTCTTCTCAGCAGACAGATAAATAACAAATATCCTGAATGACACGAGGCATGTGTCTTTCTGTTCCCATAGCTGACATGCATGCTTTTTGGATGCAGACGGTGTCTCCTCAAGAAACCAGCAAACTGATGCAAACAGAGCCAGGTGAGATTGATCTGGGATAATAACAAAGTGTGTCAGTTGGCACAtttatgaaatagaaaataatatatatagaAATAGGTGACTGTGAATGTCTTCATACATCAATGTCTATGTAAGTGTCTATTAGTGGTCTGTGGcgtcagcttttttttttattttctgttattctttcaatcaaccttccttttttttttttttttacgatGTGAAGGCAAGTTAtattcttttccctccttcagaTATGCCTTCCTCAGTACTGTCTATGCCACCCTACAGGCCTGGTGTGACACTGAAACTTTACTCAGCTACCAGTAAGTAGCTGCACCTCATGCAGCAAAAATAGTAGTATGTTTGAAAGTGTATTAATACACAAATTTTCCCACACAGAAACAACATACATGTTTAATTTATGTGATATCTTATGTATGTAAAACACCCAAAACGTCTAAGGGACTGCTTCCATATTTGTTTATGAATCATATACAATCACACattcaaaatataaatcatACTGTGGTGGTAGAATTAACATATGTACTCCATGTGTCAATTTTAACATGGATTGGTTATTGGAGAATCTTAAAATCCATTCATTCCAAAAGAAAGCATGATACTTTAAATCTCCCTATTGGTACAAATAAAATGATTAAGTCAATCAATGCCATATGAAATCTCCAGAATTGCCCTGAATTTACAATACCGCAAACATTCTCTTCAGCTGAAGAAGGATCATTATCAACTAGATTTTCAGGAAAGCTCAGTTCTTCCTTTTAAGCACCAAAATAAAGAGTTAGAAATTAAGAGTTAATATAAAATGGTGTGCCACTCCACTTATAAGTATCATATACTCATGTCGgcaataaaattgtatttacagATAAGTATTTAGTAAGAGATGACATGCTTTGAAAAACTGGACCTGTTTCGATGCCAGGAGGGGAGTCTGAACTCTGGGAGAGGCCAGCACCGGCTTTGGATGCTGAGCATGTGTTTGTGTCTGAGTCCAGGCTACCTACGCCCAAATTTgcaaagcaggagcagagctcaggGGTGCAACGGGAATAAATCTCAGCCACAAATCCCAGTCTTGGCGACTGAAGACGACTAGTTCAGCTCTAGGTACCAGCATCATGAACACCTAAAACTAGGTAAAATGCACCCCATCCTGTAGACATCTTTAGCACCCTTGGGGTCCTTCCACTCCCAGTCTGGTGTCCTTGCTCCCAGTGGTCATACTGGAAACCAAGTCACTTGCCAGCTGAGCGGCGGGCAAGGTACAGCTGAAGTTGCATGTGTGTCACAGTTCCTGATTATATGCTCCCCATTAACCTGGTAGTTAAGGAAGTCAGTTTGAGGGATATGTTGGCATATATGTTCCAGCATTGATACTAATATGGAAAGTACATCAGTATTAGCATGATTTCATACTGGAGTGAAAATCCAGACTGCCTATCCTGGGATCCAGATAAAATCTACGTGCCTGTATTCCAGACCAGGACTGTGATTGTCTGCTGTTTGGTGCAGCATAATCTTTTTAGGAAGAGAAATTTGGTAGCTACCACTGAGGTCGCTGTGAAAACTCCTAATGTGCATGATGTTAGGGCAATGCTTGTGCTCAGCTCAAgactagaaaggaaaaacatggtCCCCGTTTTTCCAGGATGAACAGGTGGCTCAATTCCAAGGTTTCCTGGTATTAGGACTATGGCCTGCCAGTTTGGCTGCTTAGAGCTGTGATGGAGCTATGAGCTCATGGGACACTCTGGGAAGAGGCTGTTCCTGGTCCCCCCGTTGAAGTTGACTCTGTTGCTACCACAAATGAGGGGGAACATGAGTCTTGCTGGGTGGTGAGGACTGCCAGAGGGAATTTTGGAAATCTGTCCCTCAACtgcttgtgtttctgtgtggTGACTGTCTAAGAGAAGCATAGACACTGGGTAGTGCAAAGATAATGTATCGGACCAAATTGCAGGGGTCTTCAGTATCATTTTGACTTGATATTATAGATAAAACCAGAGGAGTCTAAAGAACTAAAACGCCAgtcaaataataatttttcaaaggTCTGCTTGAACACCTaggaaatacaacaaaaaaaattgataatATGAGCAAATAAAGGCCTGCAAATTCTGAAGGATGGTAGGCGAGGAGAGCAAAGAGAAACGCTGATTATATAGTTTGTGATGGATTAGCAGGAAACATGGGAAAATAAACTGCACCGTTCTGGTATTGTCAAAGGAAATCGTGAGTCTTTGATATGGATTCCTAATAAATCTGAATAAGAGAAAACTGCTGCTGATAGTTAGCCTGTCAAAACAGGAGAGGCAAAGTGAAAAACTGAGCATCACCAGCAGGTTTTTGCATGAAGGGAAACTCTGCAGCCTTGTGGTCCTTCTCTGCTAGTGGAGCTGAGCCAGAGCATCGGGGATGCAGCCAGTTCCCTGGCTCCATACAGGCAACCCTCAGGTCTTCATTTCGGGATTACTTGGAGGCTTAAAATCCAAGTTCTGGCCTCGATTCCCTGCTAATCTCACCATTTCTAATGATATTTTGAGTACTGACTTCTCTTGGCTCATTGCTGAATTCCAACACAAATTTACTTGTCtgtaaagggtttttttggggaggTGAACATATTTGAGTCAGAGAGAAAGGTTCTTTcacaaatcttcattttttctgtcactgggaATAATCACATAGCAGGTGAGCAGTGGTATCTTACAGCTTTGATgtcatttgctttttcccttggtTTTGCTATTGTTGCCTATTGCAGCAATCCAAGACCAGGATCCTGTGCTGTTACATTTTGTAGCTTTTGTTGATTCTGATGAGGTTTTTCATAGTTCTCAGCCCTGTTCTGGTTGGCTGAGTTTATCAGCATATATTGGGTTGcttgtcttcttttcttcctcttttttaaattttgttttactcatactattagaaaagaaagcatttgagaGCATACGACTCAGTGGGACAtccattttcagaagtaaatgtTATCAGAGTTAAAAATACTGaccatgaaaaacaaagtttgacAACAGCATCAAGTGATCATACAAACACAAGTCCTGCAGAAAGGCAGGgtcagggaagagggagaggaagctAATGCCTGGGAGGCCTGAGaacactgcaataaaaaaacTACTGAGTTTACTGAGTTTACCGTGTCTACCGAGACATGTTTCCAAGGAGAAGACTCGCTAGTGCTGAGCCAAGGAGCAGTTCTTGATGTAAGAGGCTTTTCAAGCCATGGAGATAGGAAGCTAAATATCCTTTTTTGATCCTTCTctcattttacttctgtttaaaGAGCTCAGAATACCAGAGTCCTCATCTTACCTCCCATAACATACATTGGTTGCGTGAAGGAAATGAGCCAATGTCATATCACATGAATATAATTTGACTTCTTGACACTTTTGATGGTGTGAAGAGAAGAATTTAAGATGAACTAGGTCTTCTTATCTTGACTGGGAGCAGAGAAATATGCTATGGTAATTCTCATCCATCAAAAATTCTGCACAAAACCAAAGTTCTATGCATGTCTTGTTTGCTTTGGGCAACTTTGACT
Coding sequences:
- the HHLA1 gene encoding HERV-H LTR-associating protein 1, producing the protein MQWFCWHVAAKMSLGFLCLFLVFNTASCIRRENKKEKQVAVLATAELPAKSVDLAAINLTELVNGMLNTALRGTKKLFSLLSVTSYSSFAFHKVSVTIYNVSNMKNVDPGKFPMHYCYCLNNVTNDLTDFTALLVDIIGNSTSYLTEIFKSTSILSVRQSNDSDDCIYICVTTGQTGRNLSDFWEMLEKSPVINYTFSSNTSSDLDLDSIFSSFVKLQEDRNKTVDPSAEHVWTSKTTRVPLAQKGEEIPTTRFPPWPKTVGAKGSGFPSPHVDASRPRGTAGPPPTAGGSSAPPPALRPSPSMCLSVPIADMHAFWMQTVSPQETSKLMQTEPDMPSSVLSMPPYRPGVTLKLYSATRCPQAILKESRVTSPPVTLIVQKINPCVMELCRFFQLCLCVGQRRYSRKEAMRYCVEYYTWFLKNASYVCERVKRVSYSHTLKQKCLKNICMSV